In Fusarium oxysporum Fo47 chromosome XI, complete sequence, the following are encoded in one genomic region:
- a CDS encoding cytochrome P450 — MENLQLNARTLLTVAASLIALRITFTVVYRLYLSPLAKIPGPRLAALTFFYEFYYDVVKRGKFLWKIQELHRQYGPIVRINPYEVHINDDSFYDEIYASGPHHPRNKIRFMSTHDESMFDSYAAETHRVRRAALSGSFSKQSIRALEPQILQTIHQLAGRMSSLRESGEVVNFKALYSGLTMDVIAQYCFGESMDNMKQDQFGKELLDFFHEMPQAHPIGRMFPWLFDIIQKIPISYLAKLDPKLQPLADYDKKISGQISNVLAKEKKDGIRTVFHEMRDSKQLPEADKTLERFKSEAAIFLGAGTETTAAALTTLSFHLTENPDMLTTLRKELETVTADASSPITVAKLEPLPYLTGVIQEGIRLSFGVPGRLPRYAPTEDLVYAGYKLPRGTRMSSSSYLIDTNEEHYPDPFKFDPERWMHGKTSLSRHFVPFCRGSRQCIGMNLAYAELYLTVATIFSRFDLELVGTTKRDVEIAHDFFVGMPPLDSKGVMVMVVKDRSE; from the exons ATGGAAAATTTGCAATTGAACGCCAGAACACTGCTGACAGTGGCAGCGTCTCTCATTGCACTGCGCATCACTTTCACCGTCGTCTACCGCCTGTATCTATCGCCTCTAGCAAAGATACCGGGACCAAGATTAGCAGCTCTCACTTTCTTCTATGAGTTCTACTACGATGTCGTCAAACGAGGCAAATTCCTCTGGAAGAttcaagaacttcatcgTCAGTATGGTCCCATTGTGAGGATAAACCCTTACGAGGTCCATATCAACGATGATAGCTTCTACGATGAAATCTACGCCAGTggtcctcatcatcctcgcaACAAAATCCGTTTCATGTCTACCCATGATGAGAGCATGTTTGACAGTTATGCTGCCGAAACCCATCGAGTTCGACGGGCTGCATTGTCTGGATCGTTCTCAAAGCAGTCTATCCGTGCTCTTGAGCCGCAGATCCTACAAACCATTCACCAACTCGCTGGCAGGATGAGCTCACTCAGGGAGAGTGGAGAGGTTGTAAATTTCAAAGCTCTCTACAGCGGTCTTACCATGGATGTCATTGCTCAATATTGCTTTGGCGAGAGCATGGATAACATGAAGCAAGACCAGTTCGGCAAAGAGCTATTGGACTTCTTTCATGAGATGCCTCAAGCCCATCCGATTGGACGCATGTTTCCATGGCTGTTTGATATCATCCAAAAGATTCCCATCAGCTATCTTGCAAAGCTTGATCCAAAGCTACAGCCACTGGCTGACTACGACAAGAAGATCTCTGGTCAAATCTCAAATGTCCTGgcaaaagagaagaaggacggGATTAGAACTGTCTTTCATGAGATGAGAGATAGCAAGCAACTGCCCGAAGCGGATAAGACTCTGGAGAGGTTCAAGTCTGAGGCGGCTATCTTTCTGGGTGCTGGTACTGAGACGACGGCTGCGGCGTTGACGACGCTGAGTTTTCATCTTACGGAGAATCCGGACATGCTTACTACGCTGAGGAAGGAACTAGAAACAGTAACAGCAGATGCAAGTTCACCCATCACTGTTGCGAAACTTGAGCCTCTCCCATACCTG actgGAGTTATACAAGAAGGTATCAGGCTCTCATTCGGTGTTCCTGGACGCCTACCTCGGTATGCACCAACGGAAGATCTTGTTTATGCCGGATACAAACTGCCTCGAGGA ACTCGCATGAGTTCATCCTCATATCTCATTGATACAAACGAGGAACACTATCCAGATCCTTTCAAGTTTGACCCAGAACGCTGGATGCATGGTAAAACCAGTCTGAGCCGCCACTTTGTGCCTTTTTGCAGAGGAAGTCGTCAGTGCATTGGTATGAACCTCGCATATGCTGAGCTGTATCTCACTGTTGCGACCATCTTCTCCAGGTTTGATCTTGAGCTGGTTGGCACGACGAAGAGGGATGTGGAGATTGCTCATGATTTCTTTGTGGGTATGCCGCCGTTGGATTCGAAAGGTGTCATGGTCATGGTTGTGAAGGATCGCAGTGAATAG